The following coding sequences lie in one uncultured Mailhella sp. genomic window:
- the glmS gene encoding glutamine--fructose-6-phosphate transaminase (isomerizing), producing MCGIIGYSGYRPAVSLLVEGLHRLEYRGYDSSGVAFEQAGRIYVVKAEGKLAALEARLKNISHLQATSGIGHTRWATHGLPVEKNAHPHLSQDGDIAIIHNGIIENFQELKNELSVRGHTFLSDTDTEVLAHLIGEERKSAPSLCEAFARALRRAHGAYAVVMMGVEEPGVIYAARMAAPLLMGVGVGECFVASDIPAFLPYTREVVFLEDGEVARIEGAKWQVFSLADLSPVKKSVSHVPWDMQAAAKGGYKHFMLKEIMEQPRVITDCLTGRVMEGSDGALSVHLQELDDIPVPTRLHIVACGTSYNAGLWGQQLLENVGGIPTDLDIASEFRYRDPILLPGEAVMVISQSGETADTLAALRLAKEKGCRVIGLCNVVGSSIAREADVVLYTQAGPEISVASTKAMCSQMVLLALMALYYGQRRTPAVFERELLVALHALPEKLSAALPAMQERAEQLALRFASSRSFFYLGRGQYNALALEGALKLKELSYIHAEGYAAGEMKHGPIALIDPQFPTFALALDDVSFPKVKSNIQEVLARQGRVIALVQEEGSSLSTLGVEEIWRLPSASPIMSGFLALPALQLFSYYMADELGRDVDQPRNLAKSVTVE from the coding sequence ATGTGCGGAATCATTGGTTACAGCGGATATCGTCCTGCCGTTTCCCTTCTTGTGGAAGGGCTGCATCGTCTGGAATACCGAGGCTACGATTCTTCGGGGGTGGCTTTCGAGCAGGCGGGACGCATCTATGTGGTGAAGGCTGAGGGAAAGCTGGCAGCACTGGAAGCCAGGCTGAAAAATATATCCCATCTTCAGGCCACGTCCGGCATCGGTCACACGCGCTGGGCCACGCACGGCCTGCCCGTGGAGAAGAATGCTCATCCGCATCTTTCGCAGGATGGCGACATTGCCATCATCCATAACGGCATCATTGAGAACTTTCAGGAACTTAAGAATGAGCTCTCCGTCAGGGGGCACACCTTCCTTTCCGACACCGACACCGAAGTGCTGGCTCATCTCATCGGCGAGGAGCGCAAGAGCGCGCCGAGCCTTTGCGAGGCCTTTGCCCGCGCGCTGCGCCGCGCGCACGGCGCCTACGCCGTGGTCATGATGGGCGTGGAGGAGCCGGGCGTCATCTACGCCGCGCGCATGGCCGCGCCTCTGCTCATGGGCGTGGGCGTGGGCGAATGCTTCGTGGCTTCCGACATTCCGGCCTTTCTGCCCTACACCCGCGAAGTGGTGTTTCTGGAAGACGGCGAAGTGGCCCGCATCGAGGGCGCGAAATGGCAGGTGTTTTCGCTGGCCGATCTTTCGCCCGTGAAAAAGAGCGTGAGCCATGTGCCGTGGGACATGCAGGCCGCGGCCAAGGGTGGCTACAAGCACTTCATGCTCAAGGAGATCATGGAGCAGCCGCGCGTGATCACCGACTGCCTCACCGGCCGCGTGATGGAAGGGAGCGACGGCGCGCTTTCCGTGCACCTTCAGGAGCTCGACGACATTCCCGTGCCCACGCGTCTGCACATTGTGGCCTGCGGCACGTCGTACAACGCGGGTCTCTGGGGACAGCAGCTTCTGGAAAACGTGGGCGGCATTCCCACGGATCTCGACATCGCCTCGGAGTTCCGCTATCGCGATCCCATTCTGCTGCCGGGCGAAGCGGTGATGGTCATCAGCCAGTCCGGCGAAACGGCGGACACGCTGGCCGCGCTGCGTCTTGCCAAAGAAAAGGGCTGCCGGGTGATCGGTCTTTGCAACGTGGTGGGCTCGTCCATTGCGCGCGAGGCGGACGTGGTGCTCTACACGCAGGCCGGGCCTGAAATCAGCGTGGCGTCCACCAAGGCCATGTGCAGTCAGATGGTGCTGCTGGCGCTCATGGCGCTCTACTATGGACAGCGCCGCACGCCGGCCGTGTTTGAAAGGGAGCTTCTTGTGGCGCTGCACGCGCTGCCGGAAAAGCTTTCGGCCGCGCTTCCGGCCATGCAGGAGCGGGCAGAGCAGCTTGCCCTGCGCTTTGCCTCTTCGCGCAGCTTCTTCTATCTCGGTCGCGGGCAATATAATGCGCTGGCGCTGGAAGGCGCGCTTAAGCTCAAGGAGCTTTCCTACATCCACGCCGAAGGCTACGCCGCAGGAGAAATGAAACACGGCCCCATTGCACTCATCGACCCGCAGTTCCCCACGTTTGCGCTGGCGCTGGATGATGTGTCCTTTCCTAAAGTGAAATCCAATATTCAGGAAGTACTGGCACGGCAGGGGCGCGTTATTGCGCTGGTGCAGGAAGAAGGCAGTTCCCTGTCGACTCTTGGTGTGGAAGAGATATGGCGTCTTCCTTCTGCGTCACCCATCATGTCCGGTTTTCTGGCTTTGCCAGCACTTCAACTTTTCAGCTACTACATGGCTGATGAACTGGGCAGGGATGTGGACCAGCCGCGCAATCTGGCCAAAAGCGTGACGGTCGAGTAG
- a CDS encoding capsular polysaccharide biosynthesis protein — translation MFITLTPRIARIPYITSFLGTRISVSWLGKKDAAGVVGWGHKNTAMRARRYAARHHLPYIAVEDGFLRSLGLGCQGAAPLSLVVDYTGIYYDATGPSDLENLLNSEGWQTPEIMTSADRALAAIIRHGLSKYNHAPDAVPGFLEEKARYSSFSEMADALRVLIIDQTVGDASVTLGMADASSFTAMLDDAKQRFPRAQLYVKTHPDVLAGKKKGYLTEEAKRCGAELIAEDVAPLSLLAQADVVYCVTSQMGFEALMLGKRVYCFGMPFYANWGVTHDALSCPRRIKKRTFLEVFAAAYLLYARYVNPVTGERCDIHDAIARLAVQREKNEKNRGFHACFGYSRWKHPHARAFLQSTGASFGFFKYFFGKQGAVASAVKHGGDVVAWSSKCVGGTLEECCREAGVPLVRMEDGFIRSVGLGSNFQWPYSLVLDRQGIYYDPTQTSDLETILQQLPQRVDHDELCRRARALREFIVQKGLTKYNVGQSEFSRHWPSDRRVLLVPGQVEDDASVRLGGCGLAGNLALLWEVRRRNPDAFIIYKPHPDVEVGNRKGNMADAETLRVADEIVRDVRMDVLLGMVDEVHTLTSLTGFEALLRGVKVCAYGGPFYAGWGLTEDYAVERSFLGRRTARLTLDELTAGVLLLYPSYYDWQTAGFCTAEDVCSRLLQDGGQMKGKYLVRVFAALRALVRKVF, via the coding sequence ATGTTCATTACTTTAACTCCTCGGATTGCAAGGATTCCATATATTACGTCTTTTCTTGGCACCAGGATAAGTGTCTCATGGCTGGGTAAAAAAGATGCTGCAGGAGTAGTGGGCTGGGGACACAAAAACACGGCGATGAGGGCACGGCGATATGCGGCAAGGCATCATCTTCCGTACATTGCCGTGGAGGACGGATTTCTGCGTTCTCTAGGGCTTGGTTGTCAAGGAGCGGCTCCGCTTTCTCTGGTAGTGGACTACACAGGTATTTACTATGACGCTACAGGCCCTTCAGACCTTGAAAACCTTTTAAATTCCGAGGGATGGCAGACGCCGGAGATTATGACTTCGGCAGACAGGGCGCTTGCTGCCATTATTCGCCATGGTCTCAGCAAGTATAATCATGCGCCGGATGCTGTACCTGGTTTTCTGGAAGAGAAGGCCAGGTACTCGAGTTTTTCAGAAATGGCGGATGCTCTGCGCGTGCTCATCATCGACCAGACTGTGGGGGATGCTTCGGTGACTCTCGGCATGGCGGACGCCTCGTCTTTTACTGCTATGCTGGATGATGCGAAGCAGCGATTTCCCCGTGCGCAGCTTTATGTGAAGACGCATCCCGATGTGCTGGCCGGAAAGAAAAAAGGATATCTTACCGAGGAGGCGAAGCGCTGCGGTGCCGAGCTGATTGCGGAAGATGTTGCTCCGCTCTCTCTCCTTGCGCAGGCGGACGTAGTGTATTGCGTTACTTCGCAGATGGGCTTTGAGGCTCTCATGCTGGGAAAGAGGGTGTACTGTTTCGGTATGCCGTTTTATGCGAACTGGGGGGTCACACATGATGCCTTGTCCTGTCCGCGCCGGATAAAAAAGCGTACATTTTTGGAAGTGTTTGCGGCAGCATACCTGCTTTACGCCCGATATGTGAATCCCGTCACCGGGGAGCGATGTGACATTCATGACGCCATTGCCCGGCTTGCCGTGCAGCGGGAGAAGAACGAGAAGAACCGCGGATTTCACGCCTGCTTCGGGTATTCTCGCTGGAAGCATCCGCACGCTCGGGCCTTTTTGCAGAGCACCGGGGCTTCCTTCGGATTTTTCAAATACTTCTTCGGTAAGCAGGGGGCCGTTGCCAGTGCCGTCAAGCACGGAGGGGACGTAGTGGCATGGTCGTCCAAATGCGTGGGCGGAACACTGGAAGAGTGCTGTCGTGAAGCGGGAGTGCCTCTGGTGCGCATGGAGGACGGATTCATACGCTCCGTGGGGCTTGGTTCGAACTTTCAGTGGCCGTACTCTCTGGTGCTTGACAGGCAGGGAATCTATTACGACCCCACACAGACGAGCGACCTTGAAACCATCCTTCAGCAACTACCGCAGCGTGTGGACCATGATGAGCTGTGCCGCAGGGCCCGGGCGCTTCGCGAGTTCATCGTTCAGAAGGGATTGACCAAGTATAATGTGGGACAGAGCGAGTTTTCCCGTCACTGGCCTTCCGACCGCCGGGTGCTGTTGGTGCCCGGTCAGGTGGAGGATGATGCCTCGGTGCGGCTCGGCGGTTGTGGTCTTGCTGGCAACCTTGCACTTCTTTGGGAAGTGCGCCGCCGAAATCCCGACGCCTTCATCATCTACAAGCCCCACCCGGACGTGGAGGTCGGAAACCGTAAGGGAAATATGGCCGATGCCGAGACTCTGCGTGTGGCGGACGAAATCGTGCGCGACGTGCGCATGGACGTGCTGCTCGGCATGGTGGACGAAGTGCATACGCTCACTTCCCTGACCGGTTTCGAGGCTCTCCTGCGCGGGGTGAAGGTGTGTGCCTACGGTGGCCCCTTCTACGCGGGCTGGGGGCTTACGGAAGATTATGCCGTTGAGCGTTCCTTTCTGGGCCGGCGTACGGCGCGCCTGACTCTGGACGAGCTCACAGCCGGCGTCCTCCTGCTGTATCCGAGTTATTACGACTGGCAAACGGCGGGCTTCTGCACGGCGGAGGACGTGTGCAGCCGTCTGCTCCAGGACGGCGGGCAGATGAAGGGCAAGTATCTTGTGCGCGTGTTTGCTGCCCTTCGTGCTTTGGTAAGAAAGGTGTTCTGA